A genomic region of Caulobacter sp. NIBR2454 contains the following coding sequences:
- a CDS encoding LysR substrate-binding domain-containing protein — MTEIEEEIAALTAFRDKPSGSIRLTLSDHALQTVVWPKLKPALQAYPDISVELLLDSSFRNIVEEGYDAGVRLGESVEKDMIAVRNRS, encoded by the coding sequence ATGACCGAGATCGAGGAAGAGATCGCCGCCCTGACGGCGTTCCGCGACAAGCCGTCCGGTTCGATCCGGCTAACCCTGTCCGACCACGCCCTGCAGACCGTGGTCTGGCCCAAGCTGAAGCCCGCGCTCCAGGCCTATCCGGACATCAGCGTCGAACTGCTGCTGGACAGCAGCTTCCGCAACATCGTCGAGGAGGGTTACGACGCCGGCGTCCGGCTCGGCGAAAGCGTCGAGAAGGACATGATCGCGGTCCGTAACCGCAGCTAG
- a CDS encoding MFS transporter: MIEVALTTDTTVKPAAAWGAVLSMALCVAMLIASEFMPVSLLTPMAEGLGATQGQTGQAISISGLFAVVASLLITTAAGRLNRKWVLVAMTALMLLSLVLVAAAPNFAVLMIGRALLGICIGGFWALATAVIMRLVPKDDVPRALALMYGGQAIAAAFAAPVGSYLGDLFGWREVFWALTPIVAVNLIWHVVALPSLPAGQRQDVRTMFSLLKRPYFLIGLIASMLSWGSAFTMFTYLRPFLERVTGANVTVLSVLLLVLGCAGFVGTWASGRFLKGDVARLLRLPALLMGGCTLGLLFLGGSPFAAGVLLALWGAMNTAMSVIWMTWMSQNADDAPEAAGSLMVAAVQASILLGAVAGGWLLDGFSIRATFIGSAVLAGAALVLIGNGRRLLKPQ, translated from the coding sequence ATGATCGAAGTCGCCCTCACTACCGATACGACCGTCAAGCCCGCCGCCGCCTGGGGCGCGGTCCTGTCTATGGCCCTGTGCGTGGCGATGCTGATCGCCTCGGAATTCATGCCAGTCAGCCTGCTGACGCCGATGGCCGAAGGCCTCGGCGCAACCCAGGGCCAGACCGGGCAGGCGATCTCGATCAGCGGCCTGTTCGCCGTCGTGGCTAGCCTGCTCATCACCACGGCGGCCGGACGGCTGAACCGCAAGTGGGTCCTAGTCGCCATGACCGCCCTGATGCTGCTGTCGCTGGTCCTGGTCGCGGCCGCGCCGAACTTTGCGGTGCTGATGATCGGCCGCGCCTTGCTGGGCATCTGCATCGGCGGCTTCTGGGCCCTGGCCACAGCCGTCATCATGCGCCTGGTTCCCAAAGACGACGTGCCGCGCGCCCTGGCCCTGATGTACGGCGGCCAGGCCATAGCGGCGGCTTTCGCCGCCCCGGTCGGCAGCTATCTCGGCGACCTGTTCGGCTGGCGCGAGGTCTTCTGGGCCCTGACGCCCATCGTCGCCGTCAACCTGATCTGGCACGTGGTGGCCCTGCCCTCCCTGCCTGCGGGCCAGAGGCAGGACGTCCGGACCATGTTCAGCCTGCTGAAGCGCCCGTATTTCCTGATCGGCCTCATCGCCTCGATGCTGTCCTGGGGTTCGGCCTTCACCATGTTCACCTATCTGCGCCCCTTCCTGGAGCGGGTGACGGGGGCGAACGTGACGGTGCTGTCGGTCCTGCTGCTGGTGCTGGGCTGTGCGGGCTTCGTCGGCACCTGGGCCTCCGGCCGTTTCCTGAAAGGCGATGTCGCCCGCCTTCTGCGGCTGCCGGCTCTGCTGATGGGCGGCTGCACGCTCGGACTTCTGTTCCTGGGCGGATCACCGTTCGCGGCCGGCGTGCTGCTGGCGCTGTGGGGCGCGATGAATACCGCCATGTCGGTGATCTGGATGACCTGGATGTCCCAGAACGCCGACGATGCCCCGGAAGCCGCAGGCAGCCTGATGGTCGCGGCGGTCCAGGCCTCGATCCTGCTCGGCGCCGTCGCTGGCGGCTGGCTGCTGGACGGCTTTTCGATCCGGGCGACCTTCATCGGCAGCGCGGTCCTGGCCGGGGCGGCGCTGGTCCTGATCGGCAACGGCCGCCGGCTGCTGAAACCCCAATGA
- a CDS encoding alpha/beta hydrolase, with translation MTTSDTSRRNLMKLTSAGVVAAAAGSLFNTSNAKAQTMPNDWDKLFPKSENVDHQKVTFRNRYGLTLSGDLYLPKSRSDRRLAALVVGGPFGAVKEQSSGLYAQTMAERGFATLAFDPSFTGESGGEPRNVASPDINTEDFSAAVDFLGLHPSVDRERIGVIGICGWGGMALNAVAVDKRVKAVVASTMYDMTRVMSRGYNDSVTLEQRTQTLEQLSRQRWEDAAAATPAYQLPYNVLQGGEPQFMVGDSYLRRLLVVGATAVLRMARQQRREGWVGNLLERKKPKVAAVALANKTARIAWTLMARQEDYKPTAA, from the coding sequence ATGACCACCTCAGACACGAGCCGCCGCAACCTTATGAAACTGACCAGCGCCGGCGTGGTCGCCGCAGCCGCCGGGTCGCTCTTCAACACGTCCAATGCAAAGGCGCAGACCATGCCGAATGACTGGGACAAGCTTTTCCCCAAAAGCGAAAACGTCGACCACCAGAAGGTCACGTTCAGGAACCGCTACGGCCTCACACTTTCGGGCGACCTCTATCTGCCCAAGTCCCGCAGCGATCGGCGCCTGGCCGCGCTGGTCGTCGGCGGGCCGTTCGGCGCGGTGAAGGAACAGTCGTCGGGCCTCTATGCCCAGACCATGGCGGAGCGCGGCTTCGCGACCCTGGCCTTCGATCCGTCCTTCACGGGGGAAAGCGGCGGAGAGCCGCGCAACGTCGCCTCGCCTGACATCAACACCGAGGATTTCAGCGCGGCGGTCGACTTCCTGGGCCTACATCCGTCCGTCGACCGCGAGCGCATCGGCGTCATCGGCATCTGCGGCTGGGGCGGCATGGCCCTGAACGCCGTCGCCGTGGACAAGCGCGTCAAGGCCGTCGTCGCCAGCACCATGTATGACATGACCCGTGTCATGTCCCGGGGCTACAACGACAGCGTCACGCTGGAGCAGCGCACGCAGACGCTGGAGCAATTGAGCCGGCAGCGGTGGGAAGACGCAGCGGCTGCAACCCCGGCCTACCAGCTGCCCTATAATGTGCTGCAAGGCGGCGAGCCGCAGTTCATGGTGGGCGACAGCTACCTTCGACGTCTTCTCGTCGTCGGGGCGACAGCCGTCCTCCGAATGGCCCGGCAGCAAAGACGCGAGGGCTGGGTTGGCAATCTCCTCGAACGCAAGAAGCCGAAGGTCGCTGCCGTGGCCTTGGCCAACAAGACGGCCCGCATCGCCTGGACCCTGATGGCGCGACAGGAGGACTACAAGCCCACGGCGGCCTAG
- a CDS encoding NADH dehydrogenase ubiquinone Fe-S protein 4 — protein sequence MRGHNRPPFPPKIPGTDQPSWDVPTAIIYRPARSAMTSAPRPNYWVLEFEPSRPPQIEPLMGYTSSGDPYRPIRLKFPDRDSAVDFAERQDWHYVVREDAGGARMANPWAGETRHRLHRGVDAPGAFRVPFRPDRGLSRGVQHESTANPSTSDRESFDPVLEASLESFPASDPPAWTVT from the coding sequence ATGCGCGGCCATAATCGCCCACCATTCCCGCCGAAAATTCCCGGAACCGATCAGCCATCCTGGGACGTGCCGACGGCAATCATCTACCGTCCTGCCCGTTCCGCGATGACATCGGCGCCTCGGCCCAACTACTGGGTCCTCGAGTTCGAGCCGTCCCGGCCGCCGCAGATCGAGCCGCTGATGGGATACACGTCCAGCGGCGATCCCTATCGTCCGATTCGGCTGAAGTTTCCGGATCGCGACAGCGCCGTGGACTTCGCAGAGCGGCAGGACTGGCACTATGTCGTGCGCGAGGACGCTGGGGGAGCCCGGATGGCGAACCCTTGGGCGGGTGAGACGCGCCACCGGCTGCACAGGGGCGTCGATGCCCCGGGAGCCTTCCGGGTCCCCTTCCGCCCCGATCGCGGCCTCTCAAGAGGCGTCCAGCATGAGAGCACGGCCAACCCGTCTACCAGCGACAGGGAGAGTTTCGATCCGGTCCTCGAAGCCTCGCTCGAATCCTTCCCCGCCTCTGATCCTCCGGCGTGGACGGTGACGTGA
- a CDS encoding HdeD family acid-resistance protein yields MNINSLNPARDIEDMLCTLTRNWWLVILRGVLALIIAALAFLMPAESLLALTLVFGTFSFADGVLGLISAIRNIRKGRRWGWLMVSGLLGIATGIVVVISPFVATLVLATFLWASIAFWSVFSGALEIAAAIRLRKEINGEIWLILSGLLSVVLGVVVTWMLLTRPVESFLALGWLIGFYAAVFGVMMILLGLRLRKADRSDGAAFDDAPPSAKA; encoded by the coding sequence ATGAACATCAACTCGCTCAACCCGGCCCGGGACATCGAAGACATGCTCTGCACGCTGACGCGCAACTGGTGGCTGGTCATCCTGCGCGGCGTGCTGGCGCTGATCATCGCCGCGCTTGCGTTCCTGATGCCGGCTGAATCGCTCCTGGCTCTGACGCTGGTATTCGGCACCTTTTCCTTCGCCGATGGCGTGTTAGGCCTGATCTCCGCCATTCGCAACATCCGGAAGGGCCGGCGGTGGGGTTGGCTCATGGTCAGCGGCCTGCTCGGCATCGCCACGGGAATCGTCGTCGTGATCTCGCCCTTCGTTGCCACACTCGTCCTAGCGACGTTCCTTTGGGCCAGTATTGCCTTCTGGTCCGTGTTCTCGGGTGCCCTCGAGATCGCGGCAGCGATCCGCCTGCGAAAGGAAATCAACGGCGAAATCTGGCTGATCCTGAGCGGCCTTCTCTCGGTCGTTCTCGGTGTCGTCGTGACCTGGATGCTGCTGACGCGCCCGGTCGAAAGCTTCCTCGCGCTCGGCTGGCTGATCGGCTTCTACGCCGCGGTCTTCGGGGTGATGATGATCCTCCTCGGGCTACGGCTTCGCAAGGCGGATCGTTCGGACGGTGCGGCCTTCGATGACGCTCCCCCATCGGCAAAGGCGTGA
- a CDS encoding sigma-70 family RNA polymerase sigma factor produces MTVAPAHFVKKRQARSYGMEVIRAFRNLDRHGQQRAPEVIEEEVRQLEPHLVRFREDLVRLEVVASQTSGKTRIQVSLRLQLPSGVIAAQEEGFEIEPVLRKAFANLRQRVDRHVARLKHEPDWKRPARRRRIGALLPPARDAAESNRRAMYFDLIEDHLDRVHDAVRRELTYLEAGGSVPPGRLGVDDLVDAMVLKGLERFETRPTEFSVGDWLLRLAHETIEEEGRAARRALPEDAASLDAEPEKPAEDPTEADQELSEFHQPDDVLRLEDLVADDSVTDPEREAERHELAQSLHRAMAQLPALWRRVLERIHLADSTPAEAAAALGLDAAEVDRIALSAAAFLRAKLIEAGFAGETVETANLEQEIARTARLPQPILERQRIVIAMHGEAAILSHAESSPDHPGGRIE; encoded by the coding sequence ATGACGGTCGCGCCGGCTCATTTCGTCAAAAAGCGACAAGCAAGGTCATACGGCATGGAAGTCATCAGAGCATTTCGCAATCTCGACCGGCACGGCCAACAGCGCGCGCCTGAGGTCATCGAGGAAGAGGTGCGGCAACTTGAACCGCATCTTGTACGCTTCCGCGAGGATCTCGTCCGGCTCGAAGTCGTCGCGTCCCAGACGAGCGGCAAGACGCGCATCCAGGTCAGCCTGCGCCTGCAACTGCCCTCGGGCGTGATCGCGGCACAGGAAGAGGGGTTCGAGATTGAGCCTGTCCTGCGCAAGGCCTTTGCCAACCTGCGCCAGCGGGTTGACCGGCATGTGGCGCGCCTCAAACATGAACCGGACTGGAAGCGCCCGGCCCGCCGCCGCCGCATCGGCGCGCTTCTGCCCCCGGCACGCGATGCGGCCGAGTCGAACCGGCGGGCGATGTATTTCGACCTGATCGAGGATCATCTGGACCGGGTCCATGACGCCGTCCGGCGCGAACTGACCTATCTCGAAGCCGGCGGATCGGTGCCGCCGGGCAGGCTCGGGGTCGACGATCTGGTCGATGCGATGGTTCTGAAGGGGCTCGAACGGTTCGAGACGCGGCCGACGGAATTCTCGGTCGGCGATTGGCTCTTGCGGCTGGCCCACGAGACCATCGAGGAGGAGGGACGTGCGGCCCGCCGGGCCCTGCCCGAGGACGCCGCCTCGCTCGACGCCGAGCCCGAGAAGCCCGCAGAGGATCCGACCGAAGCCGATCAGGAATTGTCCGAATTCCACCAGCCCGACGACGTGTTGCGGCTCGAGGATCTCGTCGCGGACGACAGCGTGACCGATCCCGAGAGAGAAGCTGAGCGGCATGAACTGGCGCAGTCGCTGCATCGCGCGATGGCCCAGCTTCCGGCGCTCTGGCGCCGCGTGCTGGAGCGAATCCACCTTGCCGACAGCACGCCGGCCGAGGCCGCCGCGGCGCTCGGCCTGGATGCGGCCGAGGTCGACCGGATCGCCCTGTCCGCGGCCGCCTTTCTTCGCGCGAAACTGATCGAGGCCGGGTTCGCGGGCGAAACCGTCGAAACCGCGAACCTGGAACAGGAAATCGCCCGCACGGCGCGCCTGCCCCAACCGATCCTCGAACGGCAGCGGATCGTCATTGCGATGCACGGCGAGGCGGCCATCCTGTCGCATGCCGAAAGCTCGCCCGATCATCCAGGAGGACGCATCGAATGA
- a CDS encoding ATP-dependent Clp protease ATP-binding subunit yields the protein MAHGACDICGRPATARVRASVNGRVQNMELCDQHYSEMARRSGRSASPLESLFGRRSLLDEFLGESGFGSLFSDSPLRGGTLGSMGDGDDAVVDATFGEGAPRRGSRRGGGRTIADRLSEQGNKLLQDAAQKAGEFGRSEVDTEHLLLALTSSDVVKTILEQFKVDVDDLRRQIEKEAKRGDAKTEGEIGVSPRLKDALNRAFIASNELGHSYVGPEHLLIGLAEEGEGLAASILRKYGLTPQALRQQVTKVVGKGAEEGRVEAPSSTPDLDQFSRDLTKLAREGKLDPVIGRAREIETTIEVLARRKKNNPVLIGEPGVGKTAIVEGLAQRIVAGEVPEALRDKRLVELNINSMVAGSKYRGEFEERVQKILKEITEEKDSLILFIDEIHTIVGAGQGGGEGGLDIANTFKPALARGELNLIGATTLNEYQKYIEKDAALERRFQPVYVEEPTVAQVIMILRGLRDTLEAHHKVTITDEAIVAAAELSDRYITGRFMPDKAIDLIDQAAARVKISATARPVDVQELEAEAAQIKREQDYAAARKQFDRAAELKKELEQKQKELDELLEIWKRDQASATAEVRADHVAQIVSKITGVPVTELTTEEKDKLLKLEEKLHERVIGQEEAIRAVADAVRLARAGLREGSGPTATFLFLGPTGVGKTELAKTLAEVIFGDQDAMIRIDMSEYGERHSVARLVGAPPGYVGYDEGGQLTEKVRRRPYSVVLLDEIEKAHPDVYNILLQVFDDGRLTDGKGRVVDFTNTIIIATSNLGSDIIQRNLTKRGSREFDEAKQKSELMEVLRGHFRPEFINRIDEIIVFHSLNQSEIRQIVELQLNRVKRTALTQGVELELDVSVVDHFGAVGFRPEFGARELRRLIRSELETELARELLSGRIEDGDKVRVAWSADEQKVVFEKIARDTGDDSPDDPAQAGIGESSAVAENKADAPTPDVPVDANDKEQSKGDKSIG from the coding sequence ATGGCACACGGAGCTTGCGATATTTGCGGTCGCCCGGCGACGGCGCGTGTGCGCGCCTCGGTGAACGGCAGGGTTCAGAACATGGAGCTTTGCGACCAGCATTACAGCGAAATGGCGCGCCGGTCGGGGCGCAGCGCCTCGCCGCTGGAGTCCCTGTTCGGACGGCGTTCCCTTCTTGACGAATTCCTCGGCGAGAGCGGTTTCGGCAGCCTCTTTAGTGACAGTCCGCTGCGAGGCGGCACGCTCGGCTCTATGGGTGATGGCGATGACGCTGTCGTCGACGCCACTTTCGGCGAGGGCGCGCCGCGGCGTGGATCGCGGCGCGGCGGCGGACGCACCATCGCCGACCGGCTGAGCGAACAGGGCAACAAGCTGCTGCAGGATGCCGCACAGAAGGCCGGGGAATTCGGGCGCAGCGAGGTCGATACCGAACATCTGCTTCTGGCATTGACCTCGTCTGACGTAGTCAAGACGATCCTGGAACAGTTCAAGGTCGATGTGGACGATCTGCGGCGCCAGATCGAGAAGGAAGCGAAGCGTGGAGACGCCAAGACGGAAGGCGAAATCGGCGTAAGTCCTCGCCTGAAGGACGCGCTGAACCGGGCCTTCATCGCCTCGAACGAACTCGGCCATTCCTATGTCGGTCCTGAGCACCTTCTGATCGGCCTTGCCGAGGAAGGTGAAGGCCTGGCCGCGTCGATCCTGCGCAAATACGGATTGACGCCGCAGGCGCTTCGCCAGCAGGTGACCAAGGTCGTGGGCAAGGGAGCCGAGGAAGGCCGCGTGGAGGCGCCTTCCAGCACGCCCGATCTCGACCAGTTCAGCCGTGACCTGACGAAGCTCGCCCGCGAGGGCAAGCTCGATCCCGTCATAGGCCGCGCCCGCGAGATCGAGACGACGATCGAAGTGCTGGCCCGCCGGAAAAAGAACAACCCGGTGCTGATCGGCGAGCCCGGCGTGGGCAAGACCGCCATCGTCGAGGGACTTGCACAACGGATCGTCGCGGGCGAAGTGCCCGAGGCGCTGCGCGACAAGCGGCTGGTCGAGCTAAACATCAACTCGATGGTGGCCGGGTCGAAGTATCGCGGCGAGTTCGAGGAGCGAGTCCAGAAGATCCTCAAGGAGATCACCGAGGAGAAGGACAGCCTGATCCTGTTCATCGACGAGATCCACACCATCGTCGGCGCCGGCCAGGGCGGTGGCGAAGGTGGTCTCGACATCGCCAACACCTTCAAGCCGGCGCTGGCGCGAGGCGAGCTGAACCTGATCGGCGCGACGACGCTCAACGAGTACCAGAAATACATCGAGAAGGACGCGGCGCTCGAGCGACGGTTCCAGCCGGTTTATGTCGAGGAACCCACGGTAGCTCAGGTCATCATGATCCTGCGCGGCCTGCGCGACACGCTGGAGGCGCACCACAAGGTGACGATCACCGACGAGGCCATCGTCGCGGCAGCCGAGCTTTCTGATCGCTACATCACTGGCCGCTTCATGCCCGACAAGGCGATCGACCTGATCGATCAGGCAGCCGCACGGGTGAAGATCAGCGCCACAGCGCGCCCTGTGGACGTCCAGGAGTTGGAGGCCGAAGCCGCGCAGATCAAGCGCGAGCAGGACTATGCCGCAGCCCGCAAGCAATTCGACCGAGCAGCAGAACTGAAGAAGGAGCTGGAGCAGAAGCAGAAGGAGCTGGACGAGCTTCTGGAAATCTGGAAGCGCGACCAGGCTTCGGCGACCGCCGAGGTGCGCGCCGATCACGTCGCGCAGATCGTCTCCAAGATCACCGGCGTTCCAGTCACGGAGCTGACCACCGAGGAGAAGGACAAACTCCTCAAGCTCGAGGAGAAGCTGCACGAGCGCGTCATCGGCCAGGAAGAAGCGATCCGCGCCGTGGCCGATGCGGTGCGCCTGGCGCGTGCGGGTCTGCGCGAAGGTTCCGGTCCGACTGCGACCTTCCTGTTTCTCGGGCCAACCGGGGTTGGCAAGACGGAACTGGCCAAGACGCTCGCCGAGGTGATCTTCGGCGACCAGGATGCGATGATCCGTATCGACATGTCGGAGTATGGCGAGCGCCACTCGGTTGCCCGGTTGGTTGGCGCACCTCCGGGCTACGTCGGATACGACGAAGGCGGGCAGCTGACGGAGAAGGTGCGCCGTCGGCCCTACTCGGTCGTACTCCTCGACGAGATCGAAAAGGCGCATCCCGATGTCTACAACATCCTGCTTCAGGTGTTCGACGATGGCCGCCTGACCGATGGCAAGGGCCGCGTGGTGGACTTCACTAACACCATCATCATCGCCACCTCGAACCTCGGTTCGGACATCATCCAGCGCAACCTCACGAAACGCGGCAGCAGGGAGTTCGACGAGGCCAAGCAGAAATCCGAACTGATGGAGGTGTTGCGCGGTCATTTCCGGCCAGAGTTCATCAACCGGATCGACGAGATCATCGTCTTTCATTCGCTGAATCAGTCGGAGATCCGCCAGATCGTCGAGTTGCAGCTCAACCGGGTGAAACGGACCGCCCTTACCCAGGGCGTCGAACTCGAACTCGATGTGAGCGTCGTGGATCACTTCGGCGCGGTCGGCTTCCGTCCCGAATTCGGCGCCCGCGAGCTACGCCGGCTGATCCGGTCGGAGCTGGAGACCGAGTTGGCTCGCGAACTGCTCTCGGGGCGGATCGAGGATGGCGACAAGGTCCGCGTCGCCTGGTCAGCGGACGAACAGAAGGTCGTGTTCGAAAAGATCGCAAGGGACACCGGTGACGACAGCCCGGACGATCCGGCCCAAGCCGGGATCGGCGAGTCCAGCGCAGTTGCCGAAAACAAGGCGGACGCTCCGACGCCCGATGTCCCAGTCGACGCCAATGATAAGGAGCAGTCCAAGGGCGATAAGTCTATCGGATGA